The Streptomyces nitrosporeus genome includes a window with the following:
- a CDS encoding stage II sporulation protein M: MDLDVFVTTHRIEWDRLDHLLHRGSSLTGAEADELVALYQRTATHLSLIQSSAPDPQLTARLTQLVARARAVVTGTRRASWRDAARFLTTGFPAAVYRSRRWWIPTAVLSTLLAAVIGWWIGAHPEVQAAIAAPDDLRSMTRPGGEYETYYSSHPAASFAAQVWTNNAQAAAMCLVLGAFLCVPVLWILFLNMLNLGVGIGLMSSAGRLDTFLGLVLPHGLLELTAVFVAAGTGLRLGWTVIDPGPLTRRAALAQQGRAALGMALGLALVLFVSGVIEGFVTPSGLPTWGRITIGVAAELAFLAYVYVLGGRAARAGDTGDLEAAERSAELPSAA, translated from the coding sequence ATGGACCTCGATGTCTTCGTGACCACCCACCGCATCGAGTGGGACCGACTGGACCACCTCCTGCACCGGGGGAGCAGCCTGACCGGGGCGGAGGCGGACGAGCTCGTCGCGCTGTACCAGCGCACGGCGACCCATCTCTCCCTGATCCAGTCCAGTGCGCCCGATCCCCAGCTGACCGCCCGGCTGACCCAGCTGGTGGCCCGGGCCCGGGCCGTGGTCACGGGGACGCGCCGGGCGTCCTGGCGGGATGCCGCGCGGTTCCTGACCACGGGGTTTCCGGCGGCCGTCTACCGTTCGCGCCGCTGGTGGATACCCACGGCGGTGCTGTCGACGCTCCTGGCCGCCGTCATCGGCTGGTGGATCGGGGCCCACCCGGAGGTCCAGGCGGCCATCGCCGCCCCCGACGACCTGCGCAGCATGACCCGGCCGGGCGGGGAGTACGAGACGTACTACTCCAGTCATCCGGCGGCGTCCTTCGCCGCACAGGTATGGACGAACAACGCCCAGGCGGCGGCGATGTGCCTGGTCCTGGGGGCGTTCCTGTGCGTCCCGGTGCTCTGGATCCTCTTCCTCAACATGCTCAACCTGGGCGTGGGCATAGGCCTGATGTCCTCGGCCGGCCGCCTGGACACGTTCCTCGGCCTGGTCCTCCCACACGGTCTGCTCGAACTCACCGCGGTGTTCGTCGCCGCGGGCACGGGACTCCGGCTGGGCTGGACCGTGATCGACCCCGGCCCTCTGACGAGGCGTGCGGCACTGGCCCAGCAAGGACGTGCCGCACTCGGCATGGCGCTCGGTCTCGCCCTGGTCCTGTTCGTCTCGGGTGTCATCGAGGGCTTCGTGACCCCTTCGGGGCTGCCGACCTGGGGCCGCATCACCATCGGCGTAGCGGCCGAGCTCGCCTTCCTGGCCTACGTCTACGTGCTGGGGGGCCGTGCGGCCAGGGCCGGCGACACCGGTGACCTGGAGGCGGCGGAGCGGAGTGCCGAGTTGCCGTCGGCGGCCTGA
- a CDS encoding VOC family protein, whose protein sequence is MPDQNSAAPKGYTTVAPWVVTDDTGAFLDFVTQAFDGQELARVPTEDGLIGHGEIRVGDTVVLAFDRRADWPVMPSLLRVFVPDADTAFSQAVGAGARIVTSLANDAFGSRGGRVKDPFGNIWWVTSPVEDLTEEEMWERLREPVYAEGMRVAQKTLDAELSGRSQGRSSAPVRTSG, encoded by the coding sequence ATGCCCGATCAGAACAGTGCAGCGCCGAAGGGCTACACCACGGTCGCCCCCTGGGTCGTGACCGACGACACGGGGGCCTTTCTCGACTTCGTCACCCAGGCGTTCGACGGGCAGGAGCTGGCGCGGGTACCGACCGAGGACGGCTTGATCGGACACGGTGAGATCAGGGTCGGGGACACCGTCGTACTGGCCTTCGACCGCCGTGCCGACTGGCCCGTCATGCCGAGCCTGCTGCGCGTGTTCGTACCCGACGCGGACACAGCCTTCTCACAGGCCGTCGGCGCCGGCGCCCGGATCGTCACGTCTTTGGCGAACGACGCCTTCGGGAGCCGGGGAGGGCGGGTCAAAGACCCGTTCGGCAACATCTGGTGGGTGACCAGCCCCGTGGAGGACCTCACCGAGGAAGAGATGTGGGAACGGCTGAGGGAACCCGTCTACGCCGAGGGCATGCGCGTCGCCCAGAAGACACTTGACGCCGAACTCAGCGGACGGTCCCAAGGACGCAGCAGCGCACCCGTCAGGACGTCCGGCTGA
- a CDS encoding DUF58 domain-containing protein, producing the protein MALTGRAALLAALGSLPVGILAPSWAGLLAVNSPLALAILCDYFLAAPVRSLRFTRSGDTSVRLGEAAEVRLTVTNPSGRRLRARLRDAWPPSSWSSEAEQAAAHHRLSVPAGERVRLTTYLRPSRRGDRRAERVTVRSFGPLGLAARQGYHRVPWTVRALPPFTSRKHLPSRLARLRELDGRTSVLTRGEGTEFDSLRAYVPGDDTRSIDWRATARQSAVAVRTWRPERDRHILIVLDTGRTSAGRVGDVPRLDAAMDAALLLTALAARAGDRVDLLAYDRRVKARVRGTSGAGDALAAVVGAMAPLEPELVETDAHGLCTTVLAHAPRRSLIVLLTSLDAVPVEEGLLPVLPQLTQRHTVLVASVTDPQVEVMARARGTIEAVYDAASGSRAQEQRRRTADRLRRHGVTVVDAAPHVLAPSLADAYLALKASGRL; encoded by the coding sequence ATGGCCCTCACCGGAAGAGCCGCACTGCTGGCCGCCCTGGGCTCGCTGCCCGTAGGCATCCTGGCCCCGAGCTGGGCGGGCCTGCTCGCGGTCAACTCCCCGCTCGCATTGGCAATTCTGTGCGACTACTTCCTGGCCGCGCCAGTACGTTCGCTGCGATTCACCCGATCCGGTGATACATCCGTTCGACTCGGCGAGGCCGCAGAAGTGCGGCTCACCGTGACCAACCCATCCGGCCGGCGTCTTCGCGCACGTCTCCGGGACGCCTGGCCGCCCAGCAGTTGGTCCTCGGAGGCCGAGCAGGCCGCGGCACATCACCGGCTGAGCGTTCCCGCCGGTGAGCGGGTTCGGCTGACCACGTATCTGCGGCCCTCACGGCGCGGTGACCGGAGGGCGGAGCGGGTCACGGTCCGTTCCTTCGGCCCTTTGGGGCTCGCCGCCCGCCAGGGGTACCACCGCGTCCCCTGGACCGTACGGGCTCTTCCCCCCTTCACCAGCCGGAAGCATCTGCCTTCACGTCTCGCGCGGCTTCGCGAGCTCGACGGGCGGACCAGTGTGCTCACCCGGGGGGAGGGCACCGAGTTCGACAGCTTGCGCGCCTATGTTCCGGGCGACGACACACGCTCCATCGACTGGCGGGCCACCGCACGCCAGTCCGCGGTGGCCGTCCGGACCTGGCGGCCGGAGCGGGACCGCCACATCCTCATCGTGCTGGACACGGGCCGGACTTCAGCGGGCCGGGTCGGTGACGTGCCACGGCTGGACGCCGCGATGGATGCGGCTCTGCTCCTCACGGCACTGGCCGCACGAGCGGGCGACCGGGTGGATCTCCTTGCCTACGACCGGCGCGTCAAGGCCCGGGTCAGGGGGACGTCCGGTGCCGGTGACGCCCTGGCCGCAGTGGTCGGTGCCATGGCCCCGCTCGAACCGGAGCTGGTGGAGACGGACGCCCACGGCCTGTGCACCACGGTGCTGGCCCATGCTCCTCGGCGTTCGCTGATCGTGCTGTTGACGAGTCTGGACGCCGTTCCTGTCGAAGAGGGCCTGCTGCCCGTCCTCCCTCAGCTGACCCAGCGCCATACGGTGCTGGTGGCCTCGGTCACCGACCCCCAGGTCGAGGTCATGGCCCGGGCCAGGGGAACGATCGAGGCGGTTTACGATGCCGCCTCCGGGTCCCGGGCTCAGGAACAACGACGTCGGACAGCTGACCGGCTCCGACGGCACGGGGTCACGGTGGTGGACGCGGCACCGCACGTTCTGGCGCCCTCCCTGGCCGACGCGTATCTGGCCCTCAAGGCATCGGGCCGGCTCTGA
- a CDS encoding AAA family ATPase encodes MSAPTPEPAGLEHTALGGSPTSPASADSARASLEALRAEIAKAVVGQDPAVTGLVVALLCRGHVLLEGVPGVAKTLLVRALASSLELGTKRVQFTPDLMPSDVTGSLVYDARTAEFSFQPGPVFTNLLIADEINRTPPKTQSSLLEAMEERQVTVDGIPRALPDPFLVAATQNPVEYEGTYPLPEAQLDRFLLKLTVPLPSREDEINVLTRHADGFDPRDLGAAGIRPVAGPADLEAARAAVEKTQVSAEIAAYVVDICRATRESPSLVLGASPRGATALLSTARAWAWLTGRDYVIPDDVKALALPTLRHRIQLRPEAEMEGVTADSVITSVLAHVPVPR; translated from the coding sequence ATGAGCGCCCCGACCCCGGAGCCCGCCGGACTTGAGCACACAGCTCTCGGGGGGAGCCCCACGTCTCCCGCCTCCGCCGACAGCGCCCGTGCCTCTCTGGAGGCCCTGCGCGCCGAGATCGCCAAGGCTGTGGTGGGTCAGGACCCCGCCGTGACCGGCCTGGTCGTCGCACTGCTCTGCCGGGGCCACGTACTCCTCGAAGGCGTCCCGGGCGTGGCCAAGACGCTTCTGGTCCGCGCTCTCGCCTCGTCCCTCGAACTGGGCACCAAACGCGTCCAGTTCACCCCTGACCTGATGCCGAGCGATGTCACCGGTTCTCTCGTCTACGACGCCCGCACGGCGGAGTTCTCCTTCCAGCCGGGACCGGTGTTCACCAACCTGCTGATCGCCGACGAGATCAACCGAACTCCTCCGAAGACCCAGTCCTCCCTCCTGGAGGCGATGGAGGAGCGGCAGGTCACCGTCGACGGTATCCCCCGCGCCCTGCCCGACCCGTTCCTCGTCGCGGCCACCCAGAATCCCGTCGAGTACGAGGGGACCTATCCGCTGCCCGAGGCCCAGCTGGACAGGTTCCTCCTCAAACTGACCGTGCCGTTGCCGTCCCGCGAGGACGAGATCAACGTCCTCACCCGGCACGCCGACGGTTTCGACCCACGGGATCTGGGTGCGGCCGGCATACGGCCCGTCGCCGGCCCCGCGGACCTGGAGGCTGCCCGTGCCGCGGTGGAGAAGACCCAGGTCTCCGCTGAAATCGCCGCTTACGTCGTCGATATCTGCCGTGCCACGCGTGAATCCCCCTCACTCGTCCTCGGAGCTTCTCCCCGAGGTGCGACCGCTCTGCTCTCCACCGCACGCGCATGGGCCTGGCTCACCGGCCGGGACTACGTCATCCCGGACGATGTGAAGGCCCTCGCGCTTCCCACCCTTCGTCATCGCATCCAACTGAGGCCGGAAGCCGAGATGGAGGGAGTCACCGCGGACTCCGTCATCACCTCGGTCCTGGCTCACGTCCCCGTTCCCCGATGA
- a CDS encoding DUF4350 domain-containing protein, with protein sequence MSASTASTKAAPPSTAPTSVSRTPDQVWRRARGLLLALLLLVIGGVAFAAFRSGGAHGRLDPRSADPHGSRAVAELLKDRGVSVDVVTTLDQATAASGPDTTLLVAGPNVLTGHQQYVLRQAAAESRGRTVHVAPGPRSIGLLAPGAEAEAPRPVQPGPPRCDLPAARSAGAADTGGFGYTTDARGAVACYPGNGLASLLVLPEHPSGDTVLLGAPDFLYNDRLDQQGNASLALQLLGSRPHLVWYLPSLSDPSAMEGRNSGQDDTGDDSADRADSTSGESGFLALIPSGWLWGTLQLALAAVLAAVWRARRLGPLVTERLPVAIRASESVEGRARLYRRTDARDHAATALRSATRSRIAPLVGVPSHDAQSPEVLLPAVHARLPEPGHDAGALLFGPAPADDTALVLLTDQLDALEREIRTS encoded by the coding sequence ATGTCCGCGTCCACGGCCTCCACGAAGGCCGCGCCGCCCTCCACCGCCCCGACGTCCGTCTCCCGCACCCCTGACCAGGTCTGGCGGCGGGCGCGTGGTCTGCTGCTCGCCCTGCTGCTGCTCGTCATCGGGGGCGTGGCCTTCGCCGCTTTCCGCTCCGGAGGCGCACACGGGCGCCTCGATCCCCGCTCGGCCGACCCGCACGGCAGCCGGGCCGTCGCCGAGCTCCTGAAGGACCGGGGCGTCTCGGTCGACGTCGTCACCACCCTGGACCAGGCGACGGCGGCGAGCGGGCCCGACACCACGCTGCTCGTGGCCGGCCCCAATGTGCTCACCGGCCACCAGCAGTACGTCCTCCGGCAGGCCGCAGCCGAATCCCGGGGCCGCACGGTGCATGTCGCCCCCGGCCCCCGCTCGATCGGGCTGCTGGCCCCCGGTGCGGAGGCCGAGGCCCCCCGGCCGGTACAGCCCGGGCCGCCACGCTGCGACCTTCCCGCAGCCCGCTCGGCGGGAGCCGCGGACACCGGCGGATTCGGCTACACGACGGACGCCCGGGGGGCCGTCGCCTGCTACCCCGGCAATGGCCTCGCCTCCCTCCTCGTCCTCCCCGAGCACCCCTCCGGTGACACCGTCCTGCTCGGTGCCCCCGACTTCCTGTACAACGACCGCCTCGACCAGCAGGGCAACGCCTCGCTCGCCTTGCAGCTCCTCGGTTCCCGCCCTCATCTCGTCTGGTACCTCCCCTCTCTTTCCGATCCATCGGCCATGGAAGGACGCAACAGCGGCCAGGACGACACCGGGGACGACAGCGCCGACCGTGCCGACAGCACGAGCGGTGAGAGCGGCTTCCTCGCTCTCATTCCCTCCGGCTGGCTCTGGGGCACCCTTCAACTCGCCCTCGCGGCGGTCCTCGCCGCGGTCTGGCGAGCGCGCCGGCTGGGCCCCCTGGTCACCGAGCGGCTTCCCGTGGCCATCCGCGCTTCGGAGTCCGTGGAGGGCCGTGCCCGCCTCTACCGCAGGACCGACGCCCGCGACCACGCCGCCACCGCACTGCGTTCCGCCACACGCAGCCGCATCGCCCCCCTCGTCGGCGTCCCTTCCCATGACGCCCAGTCCCCCGAGGTCCTGCTTCCCGCCGTCCACGCACGCCTGCCCGAACCAGGCCACGACGCCGGCGCCCTGCTCTTCGGCCCGGCTCCGGCCGACGACACCGCCCTTGTCCTCCTGACCGACCAACTCGACGCCCTCGAAAGGGAGATACGCACCTCATGA
- a CDS encoding DUF4129 domain-containing protein: MTRTGGTTTAQRLVRAADDVPVDISRIPAREAAQDELSDPMYHEQDPNLLERAFDRFWDWVGGLFEGVAGAAPGGPLGLVVIVLVVLALAAALWWRLGTPQRAPRPEEALFGGPVRSTEAHRAAAKAHADAHRWAEAVQEHMRALVRALEDRALLDPRPGRTADEAAADAGRLLPAHASRLRAAARTFDDVTYGGRPADEAAYRRLRALDQEIEAAKPLPAAGTAVEVS; the protein is encoded by the coding sequence GTGACGCGAACGGGGGGCACCACCACAGCGCAACGGCTCGTCCGGGCAGCGGACGACGTACCCGTGGACATATCCCGGATCCCTGCCCGGGAGGCGGCACAGGACGAACTGTCCGACCCGATGTACCACGAGCAGGACCCCAATCTCCTCGAGCGCGCCTTCGACCGGTTCTGGGACTGGGTAGGAGGACTCTTCGAGGGGGTGGCCGGGGCCGCCCCGGGCGGGCCGCTCGGCCTCGTCGTGATCGTCCTGGTGGTCCTCGCGCTGGCCGCCGCGCTCTGGTGGCGGCTCGGCACCCCGCAACGCGCCCCGCGTCCCGAGGAGGCGCTCTTCGGCGGCCCCGTCCGCAGCACGGAGGCCCACCGCGCCGCGGCGAAGGCGCACGCGGACGCCCACCGCTGGGCCGAAGCCGTCCAGGAGCACATGCGCGCCCTGGTGCGCGCCCTGGAGGACCGGGCGCTCCTGGACCCGCGGCCGGGCCGCACCGCGGACGAGGCCGCGGCCGACGCCGGCCGGCTGCTGCCCGCCCACGCCTCCCGGCTCCGCGCCGCGGCCCGGACCTTCGACGACGTCACATACGGCGGCCGGCCGGCCGACGAAGCGGCGTACCGGCGCCTGCGCGCCCTCGACCAGGAGATCGAAGCCGCCAAGCCCCTGCCGGCCGCGGGAACCGCTGTGGAGGTCTCCTGA
- a CDS encoding glycerophosphoryl diester phosphodiesterase membrane domain-containing protein, translated as MNDSPGWASPGSAPSDDQEGTGIPRPSAPADDKGPADQWSRDRPPAGQWSPPSTAGNGPAGPAPAPGRAGSTGGGAGWGRGPAAAKPGVIPLRPLSIGEILDGAVSAMRAHWRPVLGISLTVSVISQILIVLLQRYVLPEPVSIDPNAVGSEALRQATDSMESQLSSMAPATVISMIATLLTTSVLTVVISRSVLGRGVTLGEAWAEARPRILPLLGLTLLLSLMNVAIMTVALLPGLLLGGNGGVALAFLGLVAAAVVLLWLMVRFALAAPALMLERQPVLTSLRRSAKLVRGAWWRTFGVLALTYLLILVVTMVIAVPFGVLAVALESGGPAEFLSGSTDFGWSFLIVTGIGEVVVATLAYPFAAGVMALLYIDQRIRREALDLDLARAAGVPGYEDPRS; from the coding sequence ATGAACGACTCTCCGGGCTGGGCTTCGCCCGGATCCGCCCCCTCCGACGACCAGGAGGGCACCGGCATCCCCAGGCCTTCCGCCCCGGCCGACGACAAGGGCCCGGCCGACCAGTGGTCCAGGGACCGGCCTCCCGCCGGGCAGTGGTCCCCACCGAGCACGGCCGGAAACGGACCGGCCGGGCCCGCCCCCGCCCCGGGGCGGGCCGGCAGCACCGGCGGGGGCGCCGGGTGGGGCCGCGGGCCGGCCGCCGCGAAGCCGGGGGTCATCCCCCTCCGCCCGCTGAGCATCGGGGAGATCCTCGACGGTGCCGTGTCCGCGATGCGGGCCCACTGGCGCCCGGTACTCGGTATCAGCCTCACCGTCTCCGTGATCTCCCAGATCCTGATCGTCCTCCTGCAGCGCTACGTCCTGCCGGAACCGGTCTCCATCGACCCGAACGCCGTCGGCAGCGAAGCCCTGCGCCAGGCGACCGACTCGATGGAGTCGCAGCTGTCCTCCATGGCTCCTGCCACGGTCATCTCGATGATCGCCACACTCCTCACCACCTCCGTCCTCACCGTGGTCATCAGCCGCTCGGTGCTGGGCCGGGGAGTGACACTGGGCGAGGCATGGGCCGAGGCCCGGCCCCGGATCCTCCCCCTCCTGGGACTGACCCTGCTGCTGAGCCTGATGAACGTGGCGATCATGACCGTCGCGCTGCTTCCCGGGCTCCTCCTGGGCGGGAACGGCGGTGTCGCACTGGCCTTCCTCGGCCTGGTCGCGGCCGCGGTCGTCCTGCTCTGGCTGATGGTCCGTTTCGCCCTCGCCGCGCCGGCGCTGATGCTGGAACGGCAGCCGGTCCTCACCTCGCTGCGACGGTCCGCGAAGCTGGTCAGGGGTGCCTGGTGGCGGACGTTCGGCGTCCTCGCGCTGACCTACCTGCTGATCCTCGTCGTCACGATGGTCATCGCCGTTCCGTTCGGCGTCCTCGCGGTGGCCCTGGAAAGCGGCGGACCGGCCGAATTCCTCAGCGGCTCCACCGACTTCGGCTGGTCTTTCCTCATCGTCACGGGCATCGGGGAAGTGGTCGTCGCGACGCTCGCCTACCCCTTCGCCGCAGGCGTGATGGCACTTCTCTACATCGACCAGCGCATCCGCCGCGAGGCACTGGACCTGGATCTCGCCAGGGCGGCCGGGGTACCCGGATACGAGGACCCCAGGAGCTGA
- the mtnA gene encoding S-methyl-5-thioribose-1-phosphate isomerase, whose protein sequence is MVDQDACSSVGVEPPALSVLRWDGSPEGPAVVLLDQTRLPSQEAELVCADVPALVQAIRTLAVRGAPLLGIAGGYGVALAAARGEDVARAAELLAGARPTAVNLGYGARRVESAYLAAVRKGADRGAAAEAALAEARALHKEDAVASARMARYGLELLAELLPGGAHRLLTHCNTGALVSGGEGTAFAVALEAHRGGSLRQLWVDETRPLLQGARLTAYEAARNGLPFSVLTDSAAGSLFAAGEVDAVLIGADRIAADGAVANKVGSYPLAVLAKYHHVPFIVVAPVSTVDLLTPDGASIIVEQRSASEVTEFTYPGAGQAGPEGAAAGTGTRPAQAYNPAFDVTPPELVTAIVTEEGVISPVTGAGLAELCARSSQVTIS, encoded by the coding sequence ATGGTTGATCAGGACGCGTGTTCGTCAGTGGGTGTCGAGCCTCCGGCCCTTTCCGTACTCCGCTGGGACGGGTCGCCCGAAGGCCCCGCCGTGGTGCTTCTCGACCAGACACGGCTGCCGTCGCAGGAGGCCGAGCTGGTCTGTGCCGATGTCCCGGCTCTGGTGCAGGCGATCAGGACGCTGGCGGTGCGCGGCGCTCCTCTGCTGGGCATCGCCGGCGGGTACGGGGTCGCCCTGGCCGCGGCCAGGGGTGAGGACGTGGCCAGGGCCGCGGAACTGCTGGCCGGGGCGCGGCCCACCGCGGTGAACCTCGGGTACGGCGCTCGGCGGGTGGAGAGCGCGTACCTGGCCGCCGTGAGGAAGGGAGCGGACCGGGGGGCCGCCGCCGAAGCCGCACTGGCCGAGGCGAGGGCTCTGCACAAGGAGGACGCCGTGGCCAGCGCGCGGATGGCGCGGTACGGCCTGGAGCTGCTGGCGGAGCTCCTGCCGGGAGGTGCGCACCGGCTGCTGACCCATTGCAACACCGGAGCGCTCGTGTCCGGTGGCGAGGGCACCGCCTTCGCGGTCGCGCTGGAGGCGCACCGCGGGGGAAGTCTGCGGCAGCTGTGGGTGGACGAGACGCGTCCGCTGTTGCAGGGGGCCAGGCTCACCGCGTACGAGGCGGCGCGGAACGGTCTGCCGTTCAGTGTCCTCACGGACAGCGCGGCCGGTTCGCTGTTCGCCGCGGGGGAGGTCGACGCGGTGCTCATCGGTGCCGACCGCATCGCCGCCGACGGTGCGGTGGCCAACAAGGTGGGAAGCTACCCGCTGGCGGTGCTGGCGAAGTACCACCATGTCCCGTTCATCGTGGTGGCGCCGGTCTCGACCGTCGATCTGCTCACCCCGGACGGGGCGTCGATCATCGTGGAGCAGCGCTCCGCGAGCGAAGTGACCGAGTTCACATACCCGGGTGCGGGTCAGGCCGGACCGGAGGGCGCTGCGGCAGGCACGGGGACCCGGCCGGCCCAGGCGTACAACCCGGCCTTCGACGTGACGCCGCCGGAACTGGTCACGGCGATCGTCACGGAGGAGGGTGTCATTTCTCCGGTCACGGGGGCCGGACTGGCGGAGCTGTGTGCCAGGTCATCGCAGGTAACGATTAGCTAA
- the mtrA gene encoding two-component system response regulator MtrA, whose amino-acid sequence MMSFMKGRVLVVDDDTALAEMLGIVLRGEGFEPSFVADGDKALAAFREAKPDLVLLDLMLPGRDGIEVCRLIRAESGVPIVMLTAKSDTVDVVVGLESGADDYIVKPFKPKELVARIRARLRRSEEPAPEQLTIGDLVIDVAGHSVKREGQSIALTPLEFDLLVALARKPWQVFTREVLLEQVWGYRHAADTRLVNVHVQRLRSKVEKDPERPEIVVTVRGVGYKAGPS is encoded by the coding sequence ATGATGTCGTTTATGAAGGGACGCGTCCTTGTCGTCGACGACGACACCGCGCTGGCCGAGATGCTCGGCATTGTGCTGCGTGGAGAAGGTTTCGAGCCGTCGTTCGTAGCGGACGGCGACAAGGCATTGGCAGCTTTCCGCGAGGCCAAGCCCGATCTTGTGCTGCTGGACCTCATGCTGCCCGGACGGGACGGCATCGAGGTCTGCAGGCTGATCAGGGCCGAGTCCGGCGTGCCGATCGTCATGCTCACCGCCAAGAGCGACACCGTCGATGTGGTGGTGGGCCTGGAGTCGGGGGCCGACGACTACATCGTCAAGCCGTTCAAACCGAAGGAGCTGGTGGCCCGTATCAGGGCACGTCTGCGCAGGTCCGAGGAGCCCGCACCGGAGCAGCTGACGATCGGTGACCTGGTCATCGATGTGGCGGGGCACTCGGTGAAGCGGGAGGGGCAGTCCATCGCGCTCACCCCGCTGGAGTTCGACCTGCTGGTCGCGCTGGCCCGTAAGCCGTGGCAGGTCTTCACCCGCGAGGTGCTGCTCGAACAGGTGTGGGGCTACCGCCACGCCGCCGACACCCGGCTGGTGAACGTGCATGTCCAGCGGCTCCGCTCCAAGGTCGAGAAGGACCCGGAGCGGCCGGAGATCGTGGTGACCGTCCGCGGCGTCGGTTACAAGGCCGGACCGAGCTGA